The following proteins come from a genomic window of Salvia hispanica cultivar TCC Black 2014 chromosome 4, UniMelb_Shisp_WGS_1.0, whole genome shotgun sequence:
- the LOC125218958 gene encoding cold-regulated protein 28-like codes for MEGDFDSESQHRPPPLDRLCHRRSTSDASSLTVENCEDPVRRSRNVTPDESTAWTNEKHNSYLYHLEMSFVEQLYQSKSVLARCSGHNLRDINISRKHLTNASDQYNVSRNGCWQKSKHAAGGPTHNSTHHSKHGDVHYHPSLSKVRTSMKLIRTRNQGERMISHGTQACSQDIIDSNREETGQNFLNENNQNTLNSESQAKRLKIALEDGSHQDQIVPSM; via the exons ATGGAAGGAGATTTTGACTCGGAGTCTCAGCATCGGCCTCCTCCGCTCGATAGACTTTGCCACCGCCGCTCGACCTCGGATGCATCGTCCTTGACCGTTGAGAATTGCGAGGATCCCGTTCGCCGTTCGAGGAATGTGACGCCG GACGAAAGCACAGCATGGACAAATGAGAAACACAATTCCTATCTGTATCATTTGGAAATGTCATTTGTTGAACAACTGTACCAATCAAAATCTGTGCTTGCACGATGCTCAGGGCACAACTTGAGAGACATAAATATATCTCGGAAGCATTTGACCAATGCTTCTGATCAG TATAATGTTTCACGTAATGGATGTTGGCAAAAGAGTAAGCATGCAGCGGGTGGGCCTACTCACAACAGTACTCACCATTCGAAGCATGGAGATGTGCATTACCATCCATCACTAAGTAAAGTGCGCACATCCATGAAGCTCATTAGGACAAGGAATCAAGGGGAAAGGATGATATCTCATGGAACACAAGCATGTTCACAGGACATAATTGACTCAAATAGAG AGGAGACGGGTCAAAACTTTTTgaatgaaaacaatcaaaatacaCTAAATTCCGAGTCCCAAGCAAAAAGGTTGAAGATAGCTTTGGAGGATGGATCACATCAGGATCAA ATTGTTCCTTCAATGTGA